The Phragmites australis chromosome 15, lpPhrAust1.1, whole genome shotgun sequence genome window below encodes:
- the LOC133892981 gene encoding signal peptidase complex-like protein DTM1 isoform X1, whose amino-acid sequence MGRDELLRRSLVALAAAVVVTGVATASFRKAAATYGFGILVIAGVLLPDWEFFDRDFSQWLTPMPASRRTAAAAAAEREHDVWKFKPYPLRMAMLTMIYGFGLYKWWIMLWQCLLSHSSL is encoded by the exons ATGGGGAGGGACGAGCTGCTGCGGCGGAGCCTCGTGGCGCTGGCGGCGGCCGTGGTGGTGACGGGGGTGGCCACGGCGTCGTTTCGGAAGGCGGCGGCCACGTACGGCTTCGGCATCCTGGTCATCGCCGGCGTGCTCCTCCCCGACTGGGAGTTCTTCGACCGCGACTTCTCCCAGTGGCTCACCCCCATGCCCGCCTCCCGCCGcacggccgcggccgccgccgcagaGCGTGAGCACGACGTCTGGAA GTTTAAGCCCTATCCACTCAGGATGGCCATGCTGACGATGATCTACGGGTTTGGCCTTTACAAGTGGTGGAT AATGCTATGGCAGTGCCTTCTCAGCCATTCTTCATTGTGA
- the LOC133892981 gene encoding signal peptidase complex-like protein DTM1 isoform X3 — translation MGRDELLRRSLVALAAAVVVTGVATASFRKAAATYGFGILVIAGVLLPDWEFFDRDFSQWLTPMPASRRTAAAAAAEREHDVWKFKPYPLRMAMLTMIYGFGLYKWWIRMLWQCLLSHSSL, via the exons ATGGGGAGGGACGAGCTGCTGCGGCGGAGCCTCGTGGCGCTGGCGGCGGCCGTGGTGGTGACGGGGGTGGCCACGGCGTCGTTTCGGAAGGCGGCGGCCACGTACGGCTTCGGCATCCTGGTCATCGCCGGCGTGCTCCTCCCCGACTGGGAGTTCTTCGACCGCGACTTCTCCCAGTGGCTCACCCCCATGCCCGCCTCCCGCCGcacggccgcggccgccgccgcagaGCGTGAGCACGACGTCTGGAA GTTTAAGCCCTATCCACTCAGGATGGCCATGCTGACGATGATCTACGGGTTTGGCCTTTACAAGTGGTGGAT aagAATGCTATGGCAGTGCCTTCTCAGCCATTCTTCATTGTGA
- the LOC133892981 gene encoding signal peptidase complex-like protein DTM1 isoform X2, with protein MGRDELLRRSLVALAAAVVVTGVATASFRKAAATYGFGILVIAGVLLPDWEFFDRDFSQWLTPMPASRRTAAAAAAEREHDVWKFKPYPLRMAMLTMIYGFGLYKWWIVQVTDVT; from the exons ATGGGGAGGGACGAGCTGCTGCGGCGGAGCCTCGTGGCGCTGGCGGCGGCCGTGGTGGTGACGGGGGTGGCCACGGCGTCGTTTCGGAAGGCGGCGGCCACGTACGGCTTCGGCATCCTGGTCATCGCCGGCGTGCTCCTCCCCGACTGGGAGTTCTTCGACCGCGACTTCTCCCAGTGGCTCACCCCCATGCCCGCCTCCCGCCGcacggccgcggccgccgccgcagaGCGTGAGCACGACGTCTGGAA GTTTAAGCCCTATCCACTCAGGATGGCCATGCTGACGATGATCTACGGGTTTGGCCTTTACAAGTGGTGGAT tgtgcaggtgacagatgtaacttga
- the LOC133892981 gene encoding signal peptidase complex-like protein DTM1 isoform X4, protein MGRDELLRRSLVALAAAVVVTGVATASFRKAAATYGFGILVIAGVLLPDWEFFDRDFSQWLTPMPASRRTAAAAAAEREHDVWKFKPYPLRMAMLTMIYGFGLYKWWMYVSS, encoded by the exons ATGGGGAGGGACGAGCTGCTGCGGCGGAGCCTCGTGGCGCTGGCGGCGGCCGTGGTGGTGACGGGGGTGGCCACGGCGTCGTTTCGGAAGGCGGCGGCCACGTACGGCTTCGGCATCCTGGTCATCGCCGGCGTGCTCCTCCCCGACTGGGAGTTCTTCGACCGCGACTTCTCCCAGTGGCTCACCCCCATGCCCGCCTCCCGCCGcacggccgcggccgccgccgcagaGCGTGAGCACGACGTCTGGAA GTTTAAGCCCTATCCACTCAGGATGGCCATGCTGACGATGATCTACGGGTTTGGCCTTTACAAGTGGTGGATGTACGTATCTAGCTAG
- the LOC133892781 gene encoding uncharacterized protein LOC133892781, with translation MPPLPPPYAGSRGRCVLSFAAARDRCFSRRFLNAGLRPLAVPLPGPDPDPATTVHIWVPARPPRNPLLLLHGFGASATWQWAPYLRPLIAAGFDPIVPDLVFFGASYTRLPDRSEAFQASTIKAAMEAIGVSRFGLVGVSYGGFVGYQMAAMFPEAVERVAMVCAGVCLEEKDLAEGLFPVAGVGEAAAMLVPRQPEELRRLVRLTFVHPPLIMPSCFLWDYIKVMGSDHIQEKTDLLYTLINGRQLSNLPKLTQPTLIIWGEQDRVFPMELAHRLNWHLEGNSRLVVMKNAGHAINLEKPKEVCRNIIEFFKEPAAEASNGEKV, from the exons aTGCCTCCCCTTCCGCCGCCGTATGCCGGCAGCAGGGGGAGGTGCGTGCTCAGCTTCGCGGCGGCGCGGGACCGCTGCTTCAGCCGCCGCTTCCTCAACGCCGGCCTCCGCCCGCTCGCGGTCCCGCTCCCCGGCCCGGACCCCGACCCGGCCACCACCGTGCACATATGGGTGCCCGCAAGGCCGCCGCGGAAcccgctgctcctcctccacggCTTCGGTGCCTCCGCCACCTGGCAGTGGGCGCCCTACCTCCGCCCGCTCATCGCCGCGGGGTTCGACCCCATTGTCCCGGACCTCGTCTTCTTCGGCGCATCATACACCCGCCTCCCCGACCGCTCCGAAGCCTTCCAGGCGAGCACGATTAAGGCGGCGATGGAGGCTATCGGGGTGAGCAGGTTCGGTCTGGTGGGCGTCAGCTACGGGGGCTTCGTGGGGTACCAGATGGCGGCCATGTTCCCAGAGGCGGTGGAGAGGGTGGCGATGGTGTGCGCGGGGGTGTGCCTCGAGGAGAAGGACCTGGCGGAGGGGCTGTTCCCGGTGGCCGGGGTCGGGGAGGCGGCCGCAATGCTCGTGCCACGGCAGCCGGAGGAGTTGCGGCGGCTGGTCAGGCTCACCTTCGTGCACCCGCCGCTCATCATGCCGTCCTGCTTCCTCTGGGACTACATTAAG GTGATGGGCTCGGATCATATCCAGGAGAAGACTGATCTACTCTACACTTTGATTAATGGGAGACAACTCTCAAATCTTCCAAAACTGACTCAG CCGACACTTATAATTTGGGGGGAGCAAGACCGGGTGTTCCCAATGGAGCTGGCTCACAGATTGAATTG GCATCTAGAAGGGAATTCTCGATTAGTTGTCATGAAAAATGCTGGACATGCAATCAATCTTGAGAAGCCCAAAGAGGTGTGCAGGAACATCATTGAGTTTTTCAAAGAGCCGGCTGCCGAGGCTTCAAACGGGGAAAAG GTGTAA